Proteins encoded together in one Peribacillus asahii window:
- the nhaC gene encoding Na+/H+ antiporter NhaC, with amino-acid sequence MKKPSFLASIVVVLSVITLLAISILYYGVAPHIPIVAATIFVTCYGLILGHKWKDLENAMAKGIFYGIPSILILCLIGMLIGVWVLNGTVPTITYYGLHILSPEFFLMSTLLICSIVSVFCGSSWSTIGTIGVSLMGIAYALDISPAMTAGAIVSGAIFGDKISPLSDTTNLSSATAKVNIFEHIKHMLWTTIPSYIITLIAFTAIGLFLDKGSVDSKQIETIINVLNDEFMITPITLLSPLLIIILAVKRVSPIPALVIGLIVAVLTTFYTVPNVAIKTIIGTAHNGYVAETGVEAIDSLLSLGGLSSMLFGVSLILISLAFGGVIQQIGIAESIIGGIQKMLKSRGNVITATVFSCLGINLTVGEQYLSIILPGQLFESAYKKVKLHPKNLSRTLEDAGTIIHPMIPWGVTGAFIMSTLNIGMEYVPYVFISMITPVVAIIYGYTGIGLAPLQEEEIEPIENTIEVTRNVMEG; translated from the coding sequence ATGAAAAAACCTTCATTTCTAGCCTCGATAGTGGTTGTGCTAAGTGTTATTACTTTATTAGCTATAAGTATTCTTTATTATGGTGTTGCACCTCATATTCCGATTGTCGCAGCAACGATTTTCGTTACCTGTTATGGCCTTATATTGGGTCATAAATGGAAAGATCTAGAGAATGCCATGGCAAAAGGGATTTTTTACGGAATCCCATCCATCTTAATTCTCTGTTTAATTGGAATGTTAATAGGGGTATGGGTTCTAAATGGAACAGTCCCAACAATTACTTATTATGGTTTACACATCTTATCTCCTGAATTTTTCTTAATGTCAACATTATTGATCTGTTCAATTGTCTCAGTTTTCTGTGGAAGTTCATGGAGTACTATCGGTACTATCGGGGTTTCTTTAATGGGAATTGCGTACGCTTTAGATATTTCACCAGCAATGACAGCTGGTGCCATTGTCTCTGGAGCTATTTTTGGAGATAAAATCTCTCCACTTTCAGATACTACTAATCTTTCATCAGCAACAGCAAAAGTAAATATTTTTGAACATATTAAACATATGCTATGGACAACAATTCCGAGTTATATCATTACATTGATTGCATTTACTGCAATTGGATTATTTCTGGATAAGGGCAGTGTAGATAGTAAACAAATCGAAACAATTATTAATGTTCTAAATGACGAATTCATGATTACACCCATCACACTACTTTCGCCACTGTTAATCATTATTCTAGCTGTAAAACGTGTGAGTCCTATTCCAGCACTTGTGATCGGTTTAATCGTAGCGGTTTTAACCACTTTCTATACTGTTCCAAATGTCGCGATTAAGACCATTATAGGAACAGCACATAATGGTTATGTTGCAGAAACAGGTGTAGAAGCGATTGATAGTTTACTTTCTCTTGGCGGGTTAAGCAGTATGTTATTTGGGGTTTCACTCATTTTAATATCACTTGCCTTTGGAGGGGTCATCCAACAAATTGGAATTGCCGAGTCCATTATTGGGGGAATTCAAAAAATGTTGAAAAGCAGGGGAAATGTTATCACGGCAACCGTTTTCTCTTGCCTGGGCATTAACCTAACTGTCGGTGAACAGTATCTATCCATCATTTTACCTGGGCAGTTATTTGAATCAGCTTATAAAAAGGTAAAACTCCATCCTAAAAATTTATCTAGAACGTTGGAAGATGCAGGGACAATCATCCATCCAATGATTCCATGGGGAGTAACAGGTGCCTTTATTATGTCCACCTTAAATATAGGCATGGAATACGTTCCTTATGTCTTTATTAGTATGATTACACCGGTTGTTGCGATTATCTATGGTTATACCGGAATTGGTTTGGCACCTTTGCAAGAAGAGGAAATAGAACCAATTGAAAATACGATTGAAGTAACAAGAAATGTAATGGAAGGTTAA